The genomic DNA GGCTGGTACTGACCCGGTTGGGCTGAGCTTCTTGATGGTGACTCTGAGGGAGGAGAACTCGGGCCGGTCAGCAGGCCTCTCTGTCCAGCAGCTCCTGATGAGGGCGTCCATCTCCTCGGGGCACTCGGCCGGGTCTATGTGCGGTCTCAACGGGCTCCTGCACTCCGCCCGCACCCTCCTCACGatgtctgagagagacagagccacacacacacacacacacacacacacacacacacacactgataaacacTGATGGAGAACGGGGCATTAAACACCATTACTGTAATCATAACCTGGGCTGTTCACATGCATGGGCTATATcactactatgtgtgtgtgtgtgtgtgtgtgtatgtgtgtgtgtggttgtgtgtgtgtgtgtgtgtgtggttgtgtgtgtgtgtgtgtacctatgggCTTGAGACTGGTGTTTGGTATGTAGAAGGGCCCACGGCGGTACACGACTTCCTGGATGATGATGCTGAAGCTGTAGACGTCTCCCTTCTGGGTGCCGTTAGCAGGCATGGTCTGCCTCAGCAGCTCTGGGGCCCTGTACAGCAGGGCTGGGGAGAGGACAATCACGCATAACCTACAGCCATACTGTTCTTTAACTGCACTTATCTACAGATATGTGTACAGCAGCGCTGGGGAGAGGACAATCACGCATAACCTATTGTACAGCCATACTGTTCTTTAACTGTACTTATCTACAGATATGTGTACAGCAGCGCTGGAGCCCTGTACAGCAGGGCTGGGGATAGAGGACAATCACGCCTAACCTACAGCCATACTGTTCTTTAACTGCACTTATCAACAGATATGTGTACAGCATACAGTCACTTGAATTTTTAAAAAGGCTTGAGGGGTTCCAGAACCTGGAACCTACTCTAGGCATGCAGTGTTCACTGGCACTGCCAGAACCTGGTGTAGTCTAGGCATGCAGTGTTCACTGTCACCACCAGAACCTGGTGTAGTCTAGGCATGCAGTGTTCACTGTCACTACCAGAACCTGGAGTAGTCTGGGCATGCAGTGTTCACTGTCACTACCAGAACCTGGAGTAGTCTGGGCATGCAGTGTTCACTGGCACTACCAGTCACGTCACGTGCCCGAGAGATGTAAAGTGAGGTGGTCTGTGAGGTTCTAGAGGTGTAAAGTAAGGTCGTCTGTGAGGTTCTAGAGAGGTAAAGTGAGGTGGTCTGTGAGGTTCTAGAGAGGTAAAGTGAGGTGGTCTGTGAGGTTCTAGAGGTGTAAAGTGAGGTGGTCTGTGAGGTTCTAGAGGTGTAAAGTGAGGTGGTCTATGAGGTTCTAGAGGTGAGGTGGCCTGTGAGGTTCTAGAGGTGTAAAGTGAGGTGGTCTATGAGGTTCTAGAGGTGAGGTGGTCTGTGAGGTTCTAGAGGTGTAAAGTGAGGCGGTCTATGAGGTTCTAGAGGTGTAAAGTGAGGTGGCCTGTGAGGTTCTAGAGAGGTAAAGTGAGGTGGCCTGTGAGGTTCTAGAGGTGTAAAGTGAGGTGGTCTGTGAGGTTCTAGAGAGGTAAAGTGAGGTGGTCTGTGAGGTTCTAGAGAGGTAAAGTGAGGTGGTCTGTGAGGTTCTAGAGGTGTAAAGTGAGGTGGTCTGTGAGGTTCTAGAGGTGTAAAGTGAGGTGGTCTGTGAGGTTCTAGAGAGGTAAAGTGAGGTGGTCTGTGAGGTTAGGTGTAAAGTGAGGTGGTCTGTGAGGGCTCTTACCCTGGTGGTACGCAGGGCTGTCGGGGGGAATGGTGGAGGCCACTCGTCTCAGGGGGCTGAGGCCAAAGTCCGTCACCTTCAGCACGAAGCGGCTGTCCACCACACAGTTCCTGGAGGTCAGGTGACCATGGGAGCGCAGCGGGCTGCAGTGCAGGTAGTCCatcccctgagagagagagagagagagagagagagagagagagagagagaacacaatcaCAGGCTGCAGTGCAGGTAGTCCatcccctgagagagagagagagagagagagagagagaacacaatcaCAGGCTGCTCTAAGGCCGTCTGCAAACACAGAGGCATGCGGCCACTAACCAAGCAGTGAGTCATTCCAAAACAAACTGCAATTCACGACAGCTTGTCTCTCCCCACTTCCATAAAAGTAAGGGGCGAATCGGGGTGAATGAGCGAATGTTTGAGGGCGATATACCTTCACGATATCCAGCAGGAGGGAGTACTTAAAACTCCAGTCCAGCTTGATTGACTCGCTCTTTAAAATGTCCTGGGAGATGAAACACAGCACAAAAACAACCATCAGTTGAGTTGAGTACATAAAACCATGCAAGCCTGTGAGGAGGACGGGATTTAAGAGAAGAGCATCGGTCAACTGAACGACTGAATAAGTGAGGGCTCCTACAGTACCTGCAGACTTCCTTTGGGACAGTACTCAGTCAGGAGGAAGGGCTGGGGAGCCTCTAGACAGGCCCCGATGAAACTGCAGATGTTTCGGTGCGTTAAATccctacactgcacacacacacacgcgcgcacacacacacacacacaaacacacgcgcgcgcacacacacacacacacacacacacacacaaacacacacacacacacacacacacacacacacacacacacacacacacacacacacacacacacacacacaaaatagcagTTCAGAGAGGATACTTCACTGACAGAACATACTGTGACACTAGGCTGGGGATATACTTGCTCTTTTGACAATAATTTTGCACATTAGTGCACATTCATGTCCATAGCTAGCTGTGTTGTGAACGTTACCTTGTCCAAGTGCTATGCGGGTACTCCATATGTTACTGGATGACTCCAAGTGTTATTCTGACCTAGAGTCGTAAATAAATCTCTGGCGTCTGGCGTGCTCATGTACGGTCACATACTGCACCTATACTATCACCTCCATAGGTCATGTGAATATTGCTTCTCACCGTCACGAATTGAACACAGGATATGTGTGGCTGTCatggtgtgtctgtgcacgtgtaCACGTACAGTAGTTAAAAGCAAGTAGATCCCTGGCCTTAGTGCCAATAACAAGGATGAGGTGAGAGACACATGGGAGCGATGtgttgtgtggggtgtgtgtgtgtgttgtgtggggtgtgttgtgtgggatGTGTTGTTTAGGGTGTCCCCATATCCCACCTGTCTGAGCTCTGTCTGCAGCTCACTGCTCAGACTCACACTCCTCACGTGGAGCAGACGCatcgcacacacattctcctgagggacacacacacacacacacacacacacgtgcacgtcaGACACACTGCCAGAGATGAGACATCTCCAATACCCGCATCCACAAGACATCACACCTCGCGAGCTCTTAAGCAATTACATAACAGACTCAGCTGAAATGCGGCAGAACAGACACCTATTCGatctcattgaaatgaatggctgTTTCCAcaggagcaagtgtgtgtgtccaaagggCCAGGTGGTGTACTGAGCTCACTTTGTAGACAGCAGGCCTGTGAGAGGAGCTGTGGTCCTGCACGTGGCCAATGATGGACTCCACAGACGCCTGCATGGCTCTGCTCCTCATGTAAGGAACCttgcaaaagaaaagaaaagaaagtaagGAACCTTGCAAAAGAAAGGCATAATGCATAAAAGagatttcaattcaatttcaatttcaatttaatttcacttatagagcgccaaaacattacacgtctcatggcgctttacagagtgttagacattcaaagagagcccatgagtaacaggggcaaggaaaaactccctagaattggagatacatataggaagaaacctcagacagatccacgactcaagatAACTCAGATAACAGATAACGACTCAGATAACAGCACATACCTTTAGATCTTCCAATATCACATTGTGTTCTGCCCTGGTCTCATGAATAAATGAGTGTACACTGTGTCCTTGCtttgccctctctcttccatttACCAAAGAATTCAGAACGCTCAAGACCTAATGACCCAATAATGATAGTGTAGTTTTGGTGAAACTAGGACTGCAGATCTGCTCATGTGGTTCCTACTGATCAACTATGCCCATTTTTGGTCATAATCAGGAGTGAATGGTATTTATTGACCAAAGATTGGGGTGCTAAGCATAGAGTTCTTTGGTATTATCAGCAGCCAAAGTGATGTTTACAAATATACTACAGCCAAAGCGCCACATTTTTCCACCAATAAATATTCTGTGAACTATTCCTGACtttatctttctttcactgAGCTGCATATTGAGCAGGCAGGTACTCAGTGAGAATGATTGTGTTGCTTCACGCCTAGTGTCCCTGTGCACCCTTTACCACTCAAACTTATGAGTGCAGTTCATTACCCCATTACTCTATTTACCATCTCAGAACTCTCCATCACAGCCCTGCAGGCTAGAGAAATAGTCCGGCACATCAATGTTACGTTTTTGGAGGTGAATAATGTATATTAATGTTAATGTGgttggagtttttttttctagatATCTTTCTATCTAGATATTTCTAAAATTCACTTAAGACAGATGTATTTTAATAAATAATTAAGTGGATACtttatgtaatacatttatagTTAACACTGTAACAATCGCACATAACAATGGACCACTAGTGTGCCCAAACCTGGCTATATGGAGTgatttatacagtataaactttTTGGTGAACTTAGCTTATTAGCTGTGCTGGATAAGAGGATGCATagctttctcttctctgtgtgcaaTAACACAGTCTGACACTGTTAGCCTGTTTTATAATTCAAAATAAGTCACTGGAAGTGGGTTGCACCAGTTAGCCTATAGTTTcctttagctacagtatgtattcagGCTAAAATAAGCTAGCTACAGGCTAACTGCTGTAAGCCATTTCCAGCAACTGTAAGCCCATTTCCCAAGAAATTGGCATGGTCCTTTAAGGCCTGAAGCGGGGACCTACAGTAGAGATGCTgcagaatgtactgtatgagggtTGCTGCCCCACCTTAGCTGCTGTAGCAGGGGAGTGCAGCTCCATCAGACTCACTTCTGCTGGGCTGATCCTCCACAGCATCATGGTCGCCTCCTCCTGCAGCCTGTACTTCctgcagagagagcagcagtgaGCCTTCACCAAGTGATTAAGGCACGCAAGACAGGAGTGCACTGAAGGATATGCACTGATTGCATATGACTTCAATTGCAATGGAAGGTCATGAACTTGTAGGAAATTCTCAAAAAGTGAAATAGGAAAGAGAAAGCTGTCAAAGTTTAAATGAGAATTAATTTGATTTCTAGACACATAAATCATATTCAAATTGAACACCTTCATCCTTTTTTAAATTATCAATTGGTGATCTGCCTATTAACATAAGGCGACCaggatgtccgagaccaaaatcggggacataatcccaacaatgtggaaaaaatagggacattttcagtttgactaccAATCtgtttgaaatacatacaagttttatcttcaaaaaacggggacacaCTAGtgtaggtagtttttctgtattttccggGGGACAGGCAACGAAAAACAGGGACTGTCACCTGAAAccagggacgtctggtcacccttcATTAACATAATATGAAAGTCCTCAGATCTTGTCTGAGGATCACAATATGGAGCGTTCCTTCTCAAGAGCAACACAGAGTTAGAGCAAATCATTAAGCAGTGGAAATGCCATAAGGCTGCAGGGCCATCTCACCTGTACAGGACACAGACAGCAATCATTCCCGCGGCCAGCAGGCCCGATATCAGCCCCACAGCAATAGCAAACTTTCTGTCTGTGGTGAAGATGAAATAACTCAGTAATTTGGATATATCGTCTAAACACTCATCCAAAGTCACTGGCCTCggtgtggatgggtgtgggACGTGGCAGATGTTTTTAATTACAAATCTACGAGGAGAAGAAATCAAATATTTTCCAGAAAAAAACCAGTTGAAATTCAGTCAACAGAAAGGACAAACCCAGCCAAAGAAAAAATAACGGTGTTGTAATCTTCTGAATCTTCCATCGCAGAGAAGGACTTCAATAAAGGCTTAACTTCAATAAAGGCTTGCCCTAAAACACATATCAGTACAGAGAGTGATTTTGGTCTGGCAGGCACCAGTGAATAATTCATGGAGGTTTCGCTGAGTGTTGGCTGTTCTATCTTTTCTCTCATAAGGAGGGTCTGGGACAGAGCTGTAATAAGCTCCGTGACCCTAAAGGTCACCCCGAAAacacaggtgtgtggtgtgtccatGCAGGAGAGCATGCAGTACAGTGGTCAACCACATGCTCAACACACACCTCGTGGATCAACAGCTCCCCCTACTGTCTCCCGTGTAACACTGCAGGAGTTTATAGATTGTGACGGATTTGGATTTGGAACATAAAAGCCATGTTAGCAGGGCCAGCTCTAGGCTAGGGGCCAGGGGGGGCTAAGCCCACCCAAGCACTGTGTCTTGCCCACACAAGATTCTCTTATTCAGCTGTGCATCTGCTCAGTGTGCAGCCTCAAACCCAACATGAATGCAGATCAGTTGGTATTGAGTGTAATTACTAGCTGGTACATAAtagtgcagtaggcctatgtatgagTGGTAAACCCCCCCTCCTGGTCTTGAAGTCACTGAGTACTGTTGgtacgacaaaaaaaaaaaaaaaaaaacgcccccCAGCTAGAGTTGCTGCATATCAAATACCTTGATTTTAAGTGTATCAACCATGTATTGAAATAAAATATTCTATTTCTGTATGTTTGAAAGTGCCAAAAATAATATGTCTATTTAATCTATTCCTTCAACAGTGCACTGACTCTGTTGATTAATCAGACAGTGCATTAGAACCACAGTTGTTCTCTGCCGATGAGAGATGCTATAACCTGCAAACAGTCCACAGATCAACTATGCTGACCTGCCTGTTACATCTCATAAGCTAAATACTGTAGCATAGATGCACTCTAAAAtcacaactgaacttgtcaagCGGGATAAGCAGAGACACTTATAAGTAGAGACAAGTCTCTGACACCGTCAATACATGCCCAGATTGAGCAATGTAGTTGTAGGGCAACCAAATAACCAGTTCCATGTGTTTTCCGACTAGATCTTAGTTCTCAAGAAAGTGATCATTAAAATTCTCAGGAACTTctcttcctgaatctcaatattATGATCATAACAGGTCTGGGCAAACGACTAAGTCAGCACCAGTCACAGTGTTTTGCATTCACAGTATCAccaaaaagtaggctattggttTTCCCAAAAATATTTGCCAGTATTTTTACACTACAAAAATAAACGCCTATAAAGTATCTTTGGTAAAAAAATATGAAGCCATTTtcctcaacaaaacaaaatgtcaaaatatgATTTTGTATTCATTAGTATTAAATACATTACACAATACGTATTAGAAATACTGCCCATTTTGTGGTTGTGTTTTGTGCTTATGCAAATGTTCATCTAATTTGACCGCTTTTTTGCTGCTGCCCCCCCAACATTACCAGCCCACCCAAATGTAGCAGGCCCTGCACATTACCATGTTGTTACTCTGCTATTGTTGGCCACGCTTGTGAGTTGGATTACCCAGTGTTTCTGCAACTGCACTCACTTTTGACTCTCCTATATAAGgtatgtaaatactgtatgtccttacCACAACTTGAAGAAAATAGTAAAAGGCTATAtttcaaagcaaaacaaaatattttttaagtAATTAGCAAAAATTGCAGAGGGTAAACGTGGCAAGCATTACGTTTTCTTTTGAAATATTTATTATTAGTCTGAAAGCTAACATCACAATCCTTTTAGTGACACACGCTTTTGTAAAGTGTTAGATTTCTTTCAAAGAAAACATCTACATTGTTGATCTTTGCATCTGTTTTTAATGTATAAGATGTGAGCTTCTGAACTTgctacataacacaaagctttccttttccttctcctttcctttctctttgcttACACTGTTTATGTGGAGTGACAGAAAGGCAATTGTGATATGATAACCAATCAGCTCACAACAATGGCCCGGTCTGCCTATACAGGCTACTGTGAGATGCTAGGCCTACGTAGATAAACTTGCTGACATTAGCGTGATGTTCCCCCGGATCTCTGTAGGGAGATGATGTTGTAGGTCTTCACCCTGCCGCTTCATGAGACTTTGATTGATTGTCCCACTGGGATCATGCTGATGCTGCCAGGCTAAACATGacaaactctctttctcactgtggCATGCATGTGGAACAAGGATTCAGCGGCTCTCACTGTATGCTCACAGTGAAATGGCAGTGGCATATCAGTCAAACACTGCATCGTCTACCATCTACATTATCTTAACCATTTGAAAAGATAATTCGTTCATTTTGATAAAATCAACCAAAATGTTCATGAGCCAATACAAACCACTCATTCTCCCTTAATACTGTATTTCTGATGTTTCCCTACTGCATGCTGTCTAATGTCACCCTGCAGTCATATTTGTACAGAGCGTATCTACCATTTGgctacacaaacatactgttcTTCTGTTCAAGAGTCACTTAATGTTGTTTTCATTAGCAATGTTCCAAAGGCATACtctgtttactaatctgatatcattttaaaaggctaactaAGAAAATATTGGAGAACCCTTTTACAATTATATAAGTAATGCAATCTGAAAAGTGCTGTCCTGATTAAAAACCTGTAAAACAAGGTTTTAGTGGCTTAATGCAGCCAAGCATTAAATTCGCAGCACATACTTGACAACCCCATAGCCTAATcaaggtggggggtgggggggtgggggtggaattAAATGAGTTGTAGCATTTGTTCTCCATAAAGACTAACCATAAAGAAAACAGCCTGTATCAAACAACACTAGACTTCACACACATCGGGTAAAGTGGTGATAATCTGCTCACAAAACAGTTTTCTTAACGACTCCCCTCTGAATACAGCTTGTTATAGCACTCATATGCTACATGCTACTGCTATGATAGTGTGCACTGGTGTAGGCAATGCAGCTTGTTATAGCACTCATATGCTACATGTTACTGCTATGATAGTGTAGCCTATTGGTGTAGTCAATGCAGAGTCAGTACCAGTGTTGCAGAGCTCCCCTCTGAACCCACACTGAGGTGTGTCCTTGGGTGGGGTTGTCTGGCTCCCAGGCCACACAATATGGACGCCTCTCACTGCCTCATACACCTTCTTTGTCCCAGAGTAGTTAGCAACCACCTGCACAGGGGTGAATCAGAAGTCAGCAGGTGAAATCAAATGGAATTCATTACTCAGAGATGTCCTGAGGACTGAAGGTTATGGGAGGTGCCAGACCCAACAGACCAGGCATCAATGTGAGGCTATGTAGCACTGTGAGGCTATTACTCCTAGTCTCAAATCGACTTCTTCCGTGAGTACACTCTCGTGCAGCACCCTATGTGCactgtgtgcttactggcatagtgtgcacattttagTAGAATAGTGTCGTCTCATATCACTCAAACGCTAAACGCTATTCCTCCATGACATGGTCGTATTGTGTCaaaacatttacagtttatgttataacttgcttgtacctctgtaagtaaagtgtgttttccaccgctgctgcttcagatttcTCTACTGCAATTTCTACGAGTTTGACAATACTCCCACCCCTTCCGCTATATAGCCAAGATGGCGTCCGTTGAGGGCGAAAAGTGTCCATCgttccacactcaactttttgacTGTTAT from Sardina pilchardus chromosome 2, fSarPil1.1, whole genome shotgun sequence includes the following:
- the si:dkey-37g12.1 gene encoding atrial natriuretic peptide receptor 2, producing MRSRAMQASVESIIGHVQDHSSSHRPAVYKCRDLTHRNICSFIGACLEAPQPFLLTEYCPKGSLQDILKSESIKLDWSFKYSLLLDIVKGMDYLHCSPLRSHGHLTSRNCVVDSRFVLKVTDFGLSPLRRVASTIPPDSPAYHQALLYRAPELLRQTMPANGTQKGDVYSFSIIIQEVVYRRGPFYIPNTSLKPIDIVRRVRAECRSPLRPHIDPAECPEEMDALIRSCWTERPADRPEFSSLRVTIKKLSPTGGSEHIMDDLLSRLEQYACNLEEVVSERTAQLLEEKRRAEGLLTQMLPRSVAVQLITEKTVRAETYDCVTIYFSDIEGFTAMSASLTPMQVVNVLNDLYTYFDNIIDNHDVYKVETIGDAYMVVSGLPIRNGDEHAKEIASMSLAIVQAMARYQSPHVPGQQMKVRIGLHSGPCVAGVVGLKMPRYCLFGDTVNTASRMESHGLPLKIHISGSTKALLDTFGTFHCELRGDVLMKGKGLVRTFWLLGEDQ